In Cytobacillus luteolus, a single window of DNA contains:
- the thiL gene encoding thiamine-phosphate kinase encodes MTIYDEFAFIDKIKPNKIHNQQLIAGIGDDAALVGLPQDRDQIICLDTMVEDVHFTTKTMSPNQIGHKALAVNISDIAAMGGIPAYYLVSIAIPKTWSQVDVEAIYEGMHKLSEAYQVDLIGGDTVFSPGPLMVSVTLIGYIEKGKKLLRSNARPGDVVFITGTVGDSAAGLDLLLKHGSNYSYNNSETYLTERHQLPSPRVEIGCHLAILDRVSLNDISDGVASEANEIAKASNVDIHLDEQKLPLSNQLLHYSQERAMEYALFGGEDFELIGTTSATDWEVFQQQMVEQNILVTKVGSVVEGKGEVYLSTKGTLTLLEKRGYNHFK; translated from the coding sequence TTGACGATATACGATGAGTTTGCGTTTATAGATAAAATAAAGCCGAACAAAATACATAATCAACAACTCATTGCTGGTATTGGTGATGATGCAGCCTTAGTTGGTTTGCCTCAGGATAGGGATCAGATTATTTGTTTGGATACAATGGTAGAAGATGTCCATTTTACAACCAAAACAATGTCTCCTAATCAGATTGGTCATAAGGCGCTGGCTGTTAATATAAGTGATATTGCAGCAATGGGGGGAATACCGGCATATTATTTAGTGTCAATTGCTATTCCGAAGACTTGGTCACAGGTAGATGTAGAAGCTATTTATGAGGGAATGCATAAGTTGAGTGAAGCCTATCAGGTCGATTTAATAGGTGGAGATACAGTATTCTCTCCAGGTCCTTTAATGGTAAGTGTCACCCTGATAGGTTATATTGAAAAAGGGAAGAAACTGTTAAGAAGTAATGCGAGACCTGGGGATGTTGTATTTATAACAGGAACCGTTGGAGATTCTGCTGCAGGCTTAGACTTACTATTAAAGCATGGAAGTAACTATTCCTATAACAACAGTGAAACCTATTTAACTGAAAGACATCAGCTCCCATCTCCAAGAGTGGAGATTGGGTGTCATTTAGCAATATTAGATCGTGTATCATTGAATGATATTAGTGACGGTGTTGCTAGTGAAGCAAATGAGATAGCTAAGGCTAGTAATGTAGATATTCATTTAGATGAACAAAAGCTTCCGCTTAGCAATCAACTACTACACTATAGTCAAGAAAGAGCCATGGAATATGCATTATTCGGTGGGGAAGACTTTGAATTAATTGGTACAACTTCAGCAACAGATTGGGAGGTATTTCAGCAACAGATGGTAGAACAGAATATACTGGTTACTAAAGTTGGTAGCGTTGTTGAAGGAAAAGGCGAAGTATACCTCTCGACAAAGGGCACACTAACGCTTCTTGAAAAAAGAGGATATAATCATTTTAAATAA
- the tsaE gene encoding tRNA (adenosine(37)-N6)-threonylcarbamoyltransferase complex ATPase subunit type 1 TsaE, whose amino-acid sequence MNQFTFKTDTPEQTLEFAEKLGSLLQPKDLITLEGDLGAGKTTFTKGLAKGLGITRTVSSPTFTIIKEYKGRLPLYHMDVYRVEDSFEDLGFDEYFEGDGVTVVEWAKLIEEQLPKDRLEIKLFHEGDLNRRIELEPIGKRYIDVCEEIFSK is encoded by the coding sequence ATGAATCAATTTACGTTTAAAACAGATACACCTGAACAAACCTTGGAGTTTGCAGAGAAACTTGGGAGCCTTTTGCAGCCCAAGGACTTGATTACGCTCGAAGGTGATTTAGGAGCAGGAAAGACAACGTTTACTAAGGGATTAGCCAAAGGTTTAGGGATTACAAGAACGGTTAGTAGTCCAACCTTTACGATCATTAAAGAATATAAGGGACGCTTACCTCTTTATCATATGGATGTGTATCGTGTAGAAGATAGCTTTGAAGATCTTGGTTTTGATGAATACTTTGAAGGTGACGGTGTCACTGTCGTCGAATGGGCTAAATTAATTGAAGAGCAGTTACCTAAAGACCGTTTAGAAATTAAGTTATTTCATGAAGGTGATTTAAATCGTAGAATCGAACTAGAACCAATTGGTAAGAGGTATATTGATGTATGTGAGGAGATTTTTTCAAAATGA
- the tsaB gene encoding tRNA (adenosine(37)-N6)-threonylcarbamoyltransferase complex dimerization subunit type 1 TsaB, with the protein MKVLAIDTSNYVMGIAIVDGADVVGEVITNLKKNHSIRVMPAIHQLLQECDIKPSEVEKIVVAHGPGSYTGVRIGVTIAKTLAWALKIPLVGVSSLEVLAANGQYFQGSLSPIFDARRGQVYTGLYAYEEGQFVSKKNDRIVLLKDWLKELKEENQKVLFLGNDLAIHKTTIQEELEDLAIFASSSLNNPRPSELALLGVTREEQDVHSFVPNYIRMVEAETNWLASQNK; encoded by the coding sequence ATGAAAGTATTAGCAATTGATACGTCTAACTATGTGATGGGAATTGCAATTGTGGATGGGGCCGATGTTGTAGGAGAAGTGATTACAAACTTAAAGAAGAATCATTCAATAAGAGTAATGCCAGCCATTCATCAGTTGCTTCAAGAGTGTGATATTAAGCCTAGTGAAGTAGAAAAGATTGTTGTTGCACATGGTCCAGGGTCTTATACTGGAGTTAGAATTGGTGTTACGATAGCTAAAACCTTGGCATGGGCTTTAAAAATACCGTTAGTTGGTGTATCGAGCCTTGAGGTTCTAGCAGCAAATGGTCAATATTTTCAGGGAAGTCTATCACCAATTTTTGATGCTAGAAGAGGTCAAGTGTATACTGGTCTTTATGCATATGAGGAAGGTCAGTTTGTTAGTAAAAAAAATGATCGGATTGTTTTACTAAAGGACTGGTTGAAGGAATTGAAAGAGGAAAATCAGAAAGTTTTATTTTTGGGGAATGACTTAGCGATTCATAAGACAACGATTCAGGAAGAATTAGAAGACTTAGCTATATTTGCAAGCTCGAGCCTGAATAATCCTCGTCCAAGTGAATTGGCACTTTTAGGTGTAACAAGGGAAGAACAGGATGTTCATTCTTTTGTTCCTAACTATATTCGAATGGTAGAAGCAGAAACAAACTGGTTAGCATCACAAAATAAATAG